The following proteins come from a genomic window of Solea solea chromosome 3, fSolSol10.1, whole genome shotgun sequence:
- the si:cabz01074944.1 gene encoding SLAM family member 9 isoform X4, translating into MVGGRLHRLTCFLASHAELLLPLLLLWFCLHDVEASECPSVVHKQVGDTVVLSSCLPSEGVTNADWIYKDQIVEDLEKSQKGAQFRGRTSLNRINLSLTVRRLTLQDSGVYRFKSEVNEVQRTTVTITLHVHALLTPPILTLNSSWSASNESCTVVLDCNSMSDSNITYNWTVKSQIYSGSRLQYTIRPQEGGTIFTCTILNSIGEQSFAEKAVKCDNITDEISKGEKFPLWTVVSAGACLLLIIIVVIITVICVCKRRQTEDISQAEIETEYADISDYVVDNKPAHVPSVYDFIRDHRPNQVTLMPHSVYDKIQLSRVRTPPESPYQDI; encoded by the exons ATGTGGAGGCGTCCGAGTGTCCTAGTGTCGTCCATAAACAAGTGGGAGACACCGTGGTGCTTTCATCATGTTTACCATCTGAAGGCGTCACCAATGCTGATTGGATTTATAAAGATCAAATTGTTGAAGATttggaaaaaagtcaaaaaggaGCTCAATTCAGAGGCCGAACGAGTCTAAACCGCATAAACTTGAGTCTAACAGTGAGACGTCTGACTCTTCAAGATTCTGGTGTTTACCGTTTTAAATCTGAAGTAAATGAAGTACAAAGGACAACAGTCACCATCACTCTGCACGTTCATG CACTCCTAACTCCGCCCATCCTGACTCTCAACTCCAGCTGGAGCGCCTCAAACGAATCCTGTACTGTTGTGCTGGATTGCAATTCCATGTCTGACAGCAACATCACCTACAACTGGACGGTAAAGAGCCAGATCTACAGTGGCTCCAGGCTGCAGTACACCATCAGGCCACAGGAGGGAGGGACCATATTCACCTGCACCATTTTGAATAGTATCGGCGAACAATCTTTCGCGGAAAAAGCAGTGAAGTGTGACAACATCACAGATGAGATCTCAAAAGGAG AAAAATTTCCTTTGTGGACCGTGGTGTCAGCAGGAGCTTGTTTGCTGCtgatcatcatcgtcgtcatcataaCGGTTATCTGCGTCTGCAAGCGGAGACAAACTGAAGACATTTCTCAAG CAGAAATCGAAACCGAGTATGCCGATATCTCTGATTATGTAGTGGATAAT AAACCCGCTCACGTACCATCGGTGTATGACTTCATAAGAGACCACAGACCCAACCAGGTCACACTAATG CCCCATTCAGTGTACGACAAGATCCAGCTCAGTCGTGTGAGGACGCCCCCTGAATCGCCCTACCAAGACATTTAA